One window from the genome of Streptomyces sp. NBC_00708 encodes:
- a CDS encoding pyridoxamine 5'-phosphate oxidase family protein, whose protein sequence is MGKTYERIDGRLRTFIEEQPIFFTATAPLDGEGTVNLSPKGVSGSFAVLDERRVAYLDFAGSNAETVAHLRENGRITLMWCAFQGPPNIVRVHGRGEPVFRDDPRFPELLGRFAGVDASAHGLRAVIVVTAELIRDTCGYGVPFMTYDEDRTLHGRRFAREDDASLSAYFEKKEHIATSIDGLPGLPLPLPAMPPVP, encoded by the coding sequence ATGGGGAAAACATACGAGCGCATCGACGGCCGGCTGCGGACCTTCATCGAGGAACAGCCGATCTTCTTCACGGCGACCGCGCCGCTGGACGGGGAGGGCACGGTCAACCTCTCCCCCAAGGGGGTCAGCGGCTCCTTCGCGGTGCTGGACGAGCGGCGCGTGGCCTATCTGGACTTCGCCGGGAGCAACGCCGAGACGGTGGCCCATCTGCGCGAGAACGGGCGGATCACTCTCATGTGGTGCGCCTTCCAGGGCCCGCCGAACATCGTGCGGGTGCACGGCCGGGGCGAGCCCGTCTTCCGCGACGACCCCCGGTTCCCGGAACTCCTCGGCCGGTTCGCCGGGGTCGACGCCTCCGCGCACGGGCTGCGGGCCGTCATCGTGGTCACCGCCGAGCTGATCCGGGACACCTGCGGCTACGGCGTCCCCTTCATGACGTACGACGAGGACCGCACGCTGCACGGCCGGCGCTTCGCGCGGGAGGACGACGCCTCGCTGAGCGCCTACTTCGAGAAGAAGGAGCACATCGCCACCAGCATCGACGGACTGCCGGGACTCCCCCTGCCCCTGCCGGCGATGCCGCCCGTGCCCTGA
- a CDS encoding sigma-70 family RNA polymerase sigma factor, translated as MSDHEYLAARFEENRNHLEAVAFRMLGSSAEAQDAVQEAWIRLGRSDSAGIANLGGWLTTVVGRVCLDMLRSRRSRREEPLETGPGAPEPPRTGPAGDPEQQALVADSVGLALLVVLETLDPAERLAFVLHDMFAVPFDEIARIVDRTPAAARQLASRARRRVRGAAPVADPGAARRREVVEAFLAAARGGDFEALLTVLDPDVVVRSGDAGAPAPVRGAANVARQAIMFARFATAGRSALLDGRPAVVSSATGVSFSVMRFTVENGRIVEMYAISDPARLPGLDLVLLDD; from the coding sequence TTGAGCGACCACGAGTACCTGGCGGCACGCTTCGAGGAGAACCGGAACCATCTGGAGGCGGTGGCGTTCCGCATGCTGGGCTCGTCCGCCGAGGCGCAGGACGCGGTCCAGGAGGCGTGGATCAGGCTCGGCCGCAGCGACAGTGCCGGCATCGCCAACCTCGGCGGCTGGCTGACGACCGTCGTCGGACGCGTCTGCCTGGACATGCTGCGCTCCCGCCGCTCCCGGCGCGAAGAACCCCTGGAGACCGGGCCGGGGGCTCCGGAGCCGCCCCGTACCGGGCCGGCCGGTGACCCGGAGCAGCAGGCCCTCGTCGCCGACTCCGTCGGCCTGGCGCTGCTCGTGGTGCTCGAAACGCTCGATCCGGCCGAGCGCCTGGCGTTCGTGCTGCACGACATGTTCGCCGTGCCGTTCGACGAGATCGCCCGGATCGTCGACCGCACCCCGGCCGCCGCCCGGCAGCTCGCCAGCCGGGCCCGCCGCCGGGTGCGGGGCGCCGCCCCCGTGGCCGATCCGGGCGCGGCTCGCCGGCGCGAGGTCGTCGAGGCCTTCCTGGCCGCCGCCCGCGGCGGTGACTTCGAGGCGCTGCTGACCGTGCTCGACCCGGATGTGGTGGTCCGCTCGGGCGATGCCGGGGCGCCCGCGCCCGTGCGGGGCGCCGCGAATGTGGCGCGGCAGGCGATCATGTTCGCGCGGTTCGCCACCGCGGGGCGGTCCGCCCTGCTCGACGGCCGTCCGGCGGTCGTCTCCTCGGCCACCGGGGTGTCCTTCTCGGTCATGCGGTTCACCGTCGAGAACGGGCGCATCGTCGAGATGTACGCGATCAGCGACCCGGCGCGGCTGCCCGGCCTGGACCTCGTCCTGCTCGACGACTGA
- a CDS encoding MFS transporter, which yields MSSVEEQPEPAVEPYRPGRWIALAVLVLAVLLVAVDATVLGLATPFLSEDLEPTGTQLLWIGDVYSFVIAGLLVSMGSLGDRIGRKKLLLCGATAFGAVSVLNAYAHTPEMMIVARALLGVAGATLMPSTLALIRNLFHDPRERSLAIGIWGAMASAGAAVGPVVGGFLLEHFWWGSVFLINLPVMAVLVVVGIKMIPESKNPAPGPWDVPSVGLSLVGMIGVVYAIKEMAAHGVSWTPALVGVAGLLALIWFVRRQFRLPAPLLDMRLFHHRGFSGAVLADLLTILGLSGLVFFLSQFLQLVQGRGPLEAGLAELPAAIGAVTAGLLAGTVARRFTVRTVVSGGLGAIGVALAAVAAVHRDTSYPLIGALLLIVGVGAGFAFTVTSDVILSSVPKEHAGSASAVSETAYELGAALGIALLGSIVTGAYKSFQAPPGTPPAVSDAAHESLGGAVESSHLLPPHEAHELVSSAQDAFVDGLHLASVVGAVVLLATAVAAWFLLRGQELEEGIIHE from the coding sequence ATGAGCAGCGTCGAAGAGCAGCCGGAGCCCGCCGTCGAGCCGTACCGCCCCGGCCGGTGGATCGCGCTGGCCGTCCTCGTCCTCGCGGTGCTGCTGGTGGCCGTCGACGCCACCGTGCTGGGCCTGGCGACGCCGTTCCTCAGCGAGGACCTGGAGCCGACGGGCACCCAGCTGCTCTGGATCGGTGACGTCTACTCCTTCGTCATCGCCGGGCTCCTGGTCTCCATGGGCAGCCTCGGTGACCGCATCGGCCGCAAGAAGCTGCTGCTGTGCGGTGCCACCGCCTTCGGCGCCGTCTCGGTGCTCAACGCCTATGCGCACACGCCCGAGATGATGATCGTGGCGCGGGCCCTGCTCGGTGTCGCCGGCGCCACCCTGATGCCGTCCACCCTCGCCCTGATCCGCAACCTCTTCCACGACCCCCGCGAGCGCAGCCTCGCCATCGGCATCTGGGGCGCGATGGCCTCGGCCGGCGCGGCCGTCGGGCCCGTCGTCGGCGGGTTCCTGCTGGAGCACTTCTGGTGGGGCTCGGTCTTCCTGATCAACCTGCCCGTGATGGCGGTGCTGGTGGTGGTCGGCATCAAGATGATCCCCGAGTCGAAGAACCCGGCGCCCGGCCCCTGGGACGTGCCGAGCGTGGGCCTCTCGCTGGTCGGCATGATCGGGGTCGTCTACGCCATCAAGGAGATGGCCGCCCACGGCGTGAGCTGGACCCCGGCCCTGGTGGGCGTCGCCGGTCTGCTGGCGCTGATCTGGTTCGTACGCCGTCAGTTCCGGCTCCCCGCACCCCTGCTCGATATGCGGCTCTTCCACCACCGGGGCTTCTCCGGCGCGGTCCTGGCCGACCTGCTGACCATCCTCGGCCTGTCCGGCCTGGTCTTCTTCCTCTCCCAGTTCCTGCAACTGGTCCAGGGGCGCGGACCGCTGGAGGCGGGGCTCGCCGAACTGCCCGCCGCGATCGGCGCGGTCACCGCGGGTCTGCTGGCCGGTACGGTCGCCCGGCGCTTCACCGTACGGACGGTGGTGTCCGGCGGGCTCGGCGCGATCGGCGTGGCGCTGGCCGCGGTCGCCGCCGTCCACCGGGACACGTCCTATCCGCTGATCGGCGCCCTGCTCCTGATCGTGGGCGTGGGCGCGGGCTTCGCGTTCACCGTGACCTCGGACGTGATCCTCTCCAGCGTCCCCAAGGAGCACGCCGGCTCCGCATCCGCGGTCTCCGAGACGGCGTACGAGCTGGGCGCCGCCCTCGGTATCGCGCTGCTCGGCTCCATCGTGACCGGGGCCTACAAGAGCTTCCAGGCCCCGCCCGGCACCCCGCCGGCCGTCTCGGACGCCGCGCACGAGTCGCTCGGCGGCGCCGTGGAGTCCTCGCACCTGCTGCCACCGCACGAGGCCCATGAACTGGTCTCCTCGGCGCAGGACGCGTTCGTCGACGGGCTGCACCTCGCCTCGGTCGTCGGAGCCGTCGTCCTCCTGGCGACGGCGGTCGCCGCCTGGTTCCTGCTGCGCGGGCAGGAGCTGGAGGAGGGCATCATCCACGAGTAG
- a CDS encoding 1-acyl-sn-glycerol-3-phosphate acyltransferase, with the protein MSRLALIKAVLGPILRLMFRPRMEGIENIPGTGPVILAGNHLTFIDSMIMPICCDRPVFFIGKDEYVTGKGLKGRLMAWFFTGVGMIPVDRDGGRGGVAALMTGRRVLEEGKAFAIYPEGTRSPDGRLYRGRTGIARLTLMTGAPVVPFAMIGTDKLQPGGSGLPRPGKVTVRFGEPMEFSRYEGMDRDRYVLRAVTDSVMAEVMRLSGQEYVDMYATKAKAA; encoded by the coding sequence TTGTCCCGACTCGCACTCATCAAGGCAGTGCTCGGACCGATCCTGCGCCTGATGTTCCGTCCCCGGATGGAGGGCATCGAGAATATCCCGGGCACCGGGCCGGTGATCCTGGCGGGCAACCATCTGACGTTCATCGACTCGATGATCATGCCGATCTGCTGCGACCGTCCGGTGTTCTTCATCGGCAAGGACGAGTACGTGACGGGCAAGGGCCTCAAGGGCCGGCTGATGGCCTGGTTCTTCACGGGTGTGGGCATGATCCCGGTGGACCGCGACGGCGGGCGCGGCGGTGTCGCGGCGCTGATGACGGGCCGGCGGGTGCTGGAGGAGGGCAAGGCCTTCGCGATCTACCCGGAGGGCACCCGCTCCCCCGACGGCCGGCTGTACCGGGGCCGTACGGGCATCGCGCGGCTGACGCTGATGACGGGCGCGCCGGTGGTGCCGTTCGCGATGATCGGCACGGACAAGCTCCAGCCGGGCGGCTCGGGGCTGCCCCGGCCGGGCAAGGTCACGGTGCGCTTCGGTGAGCCGATGGAGTTCTCGCGCTACGAAGGCATGGACCGCGACCGCTATGTGCTGCGGGCGGTGACCGACTCCGTGATGGCCGAGGTGATGCGGCTGTCCGGCCAGGAGTACGTCGACATGTACGCGACGAAGGCGAAGGCAGCCTGA
- a CDS encoding aldo/keto reductase: MPFARLTAATTPTAHIGLGLAAVGRPGYINLHRDRDLPADRSPDALRDRTHELLDAAYAQGVRYVDTARSYGRAEEFLGEWLTAHPEADDVVVGSKWGYTYTADWSLDAEAHEVKDHSLAAFERQRAESAALLGDRLDLYQIHSVTPDSPALTDKELHARLAELAAQGVSVGISTSGPGQAEAILAALAVTVDGAPLFRTVQATYNALETSAGPALAEAHAAGLTVLVKEGMANGRLAGDQAPAVVREIADEEGLGSDAVALALVLHQPWAGVVLSGAATVAQLAGNLHATVPVLDEERRARLDALVEEPEAYWRHRASLPWS, encoded by the coding sequence ATGCCGTTCGCCCGACTGACCGCAGCGACCACCCCCACCGCCCACATCGGGCTCGGCCTCGCCGCCGTCGGCAGGCCGGGCTACATCAACCTCCACCGGGACCGCGACCTGCCCGCGGACCGCTCGCCGGACGCCCTGCGCGACCGTACGCACGAACTCCTCGACGCCGCCTACGCGCAGGGCGTCCGCTACGTCGACACGGCACGCTCCTACGGGCGCGCCGAGGAGTTCCTCGGTGAGTGGCTGACGGCGCACCCGGAGGCGGACGACGTCGTCGTCGGCAGCAAATGGGGCTACACCTACACCGCCGACTGGAGCCTCGACGCCGAGGCGCACGAGGTGAAGGACCACTCCCTCGCCGCGTTCGAACGCCAGCGCGCCGAGTCCGCGGCGCTCCTCGGCGACCGGCTCGACCTCTACCAGATCCACTCGGTGACCCCGGACAGCCCGGCGCTCACCGACAAGGAACTGCACGCCCGCCTCGCCGAGCTGGCCGCCCAGGGCGTCAGCGTCGGCATCTCCACCAGCGGGCCCGGCCAGGCCGAGGCGATCCTCGCCGCCCTCGCCGTCACGGTCGACGGCGCGCCCCTCTTCCGTACGGTCCAGGCCACCTACAACGCGCTGGAGACCTCGGCCGGGCCCGCGCTCGCCGAGGCGCACGCCGCCGGGCTCACCGTCCTCGTCAAGGAGGGCATGGCCAACGGCCGGCTCGCGGGGGACCAGGCACCCGCCGTGGTGCGGGAGATCGCCGACGAGGAGGGGCTCGGGAGCGACGCGGTCGCCCTGGCCCTGGTGCTCCACCAGCCGTGGGCCGGTGTCGTGCTCTCCGGCGCGGCCACCGTCGCCCAGCTCGCCGGCAACCTCCACGCGACCGTCCCCGTCCTCGACGAGGAACGGCGGGCCCGGCTGGACGCCCTGGTCGAGGAGCCGGAGGCCTACTGGCGCCACCGCGCGTCGCTGCCCTGGAGCTGA
- a CDS encoding arginine repressor codes for MTEAQETEYGGPSVPQTRTARHRRIVDILNRQPVRSQSQLAKLLGDDGLSVTQATLSRDLDELGAVKIRNTGGELIYAVPSEGGFRTPQAPLGGSAKEERMRRLSAELLISAEASANLVVLRTPPGAAQFLASAIDQAELHDILGTIAGDDTLMLISRDPAGGQALADHLLRLAQNER; via the coding sequence ATGACCGAGGCGCAGGAAACCGAGTACGGGGGGCCGTCGGTGCCGCAGACCCGCACGGCGCGCCATCGCCGGATCGTGGACATCCTCAACCGGCAGCCGGTGCGCTCGCAGAGCCAGCTGGCCAAGCTCCTCGGCGACGACGGGCTGAGCGTCACCCAGGCGACGCTCTCCCGCGACCTGGACGAGCTGGGCGCGGTGAAGATCCGCAACACCGGGGGCGAGCTGATCTACGCGGTGCCGAGCGAGGGCGGGTTCCGTACCCCGCAGGCGCCGCTGGGAGGCTCCGCCAAGGAGGAGCGGATGCGCCGGCTCTCCGCCGAGCTGCTCATCTCGGCGGAGGCGTCGGCCAACCTGGTGGTGCTGCGTACGCCGCCGGGCGCCGCGCAGTTCCTCGCCTCGGCCATCGACCAGGCCGAACTGCACGACATCCTCGGCACCATCGCGGGTGACGACACGCTCATGCTGATCAGCCGCGACCCGGCCGGCGGGCAGGCGCTCGCCGACCATCTGCTGCGGCTCGCGCAGAACGAGCGCTAG
- a CDS encoding TetR/AcrR family transcriptional regulator, with product MTLDREQVLRSAAALLTRKSTATMDEVARAAGIGRATLHRHFAGRDALVRALEELGIQEFEAALDAAAMDEGTSEDALRRFVHAVEPSAGLLSFLVTENQLWEDGDQNAGWDRLDARVAAFFRRGQERGEFRIDLTPAWLTEALYGLIGSGAWAVQAGRVAARDFPYMIVELLLGGARRSVEQ from the coding sequence ATGACTCTTGATCGTGAGCAGGTGCTGCGGAGTGCCGCGGCCCTGCTGACCCGTAAATCCACCGCCACCATGGACGAGGTCGCGAGGGCGGCCGGTATCGGCCGTGCCACCCTGCACCGGCACTTCGCCGGCCGGGACGCCTTGGTCAGGGCGCTGGAGGAGCTGGGCATCCAGGAGTTCGAGGCGGCGCTCGATGCCGCGGCGATGGACGAGGGCACGAGCGAGGACGCGCTGCGCCGGTTCGTCCACGCCGTCGAGCCGAGCGCCGGACTGCTCTCCTTCCTCGTGACCGAGAACCAGCTCTGGGAGGACGGCGACCAGAATGCCGGCTGGGACCGGCTGGACGCCCGCGTCGCCGCCTTCTTCCGGCGCGGCCAGGAACGCGGCGAGTTCCGCATCGACCTGACCCCGGCCTGGCTGACCGAGGCCCTGTACGGGCTCATCGGCAGCGGGGCCTGGGCCGTTCAGGCGGGCCGGGTGGCCGCGCGGGACTTCCCGTACATGATCGTCGAGTTGCTGCTCGGCGGCGCACGCCGGAGCGTGGAGCAATGA
- the argH gene encoding argininosuccinate lyase, with amino-acid sequence MSNGNGNGDVRLWGARFADGPAEALARLSASVHFDWRLAPYDIAGSRAHARVLHKAGLLTEDELTRMTAGLDQLEVDVADGSFTGTIADEDVHTALERGLLERLGPDLGGKLRAGRSRNDQIATLFRMYLRDHARIIGGLVADLQDALVGLAEAHPDVAMPGRTHLQHAQPVLFAHHVLAHVQSLSRDAERLRQWDERTAVSPYGSGALAGSSLGLDPEAVAADLGFERGSVGNSIDGTASRDFVAEFAFVTAMIGVNLSRIAEEIIIWNTKEFSFVTLHDAFSTGSSIMPQKKNPDIAELARGKSGRLIGNLTGLMATLKALPLAYNRDLQEDKEPVFDSCDQLEVLLPAFTGMMATLTVNRDRMEELAPAGFSLATDIAEWLVKKGVPFRVAHEVAGECVKECEHHGIELDELTDEQFAKISEHLTPEVRTVLNVAGALASRSGRGGTAPSAVAVQLAEVKADLAVQHAWADAHK; translated from the coding sequence GTGAGCAACGGCAACGGCAACGGCGACGTACGTCTCTGGGGCGCCCGCTTCGCCGACGGACCGGCCGAGGCGCTGGCCCGGCTGTCCGCGTCCGTCCACTTCGACTGGCGGCTCGCGCCGTACGACATCGCCGGCTCCCGTGCCCACGCCCGCGTCCTGCACAAGGCGGGCCTGCTCACCGAGGACGAGCTGACCCGGATGACCGCCGGGCTCGACCAGCTCGAAGTGGACGTGGCCGACGGCTCCTTCACCGGCACCATCGCCGACGAGGACGTCCACACCGCCCTGGAGCGCGGCCTGCTGGAGCGGCTCGGCCCCGACCTCGGCGGCAAGCTCCGCGCCGGCCGGTCCCGCAACGACCAGATCGCCACGCTCTTCCGGATGTACCTGCGCGACCACGCCCGCATCATCGGCGGCCTGGTCGCGGACCTCCAGGACGCGCTGGTCGGTCTCGCCGAGGCGCACCCGGACGTCGCCATGCCCGGCCGTACGCACCTCCAGCACGCCCAGCCGGTGCTCTTCGCCCACCACGTCCTGGCCCACGTCCAGTCCCTGTCCCGGGACGCGGAGCGGCTGCGCCAGTGGGACGAGCGGACCGCCGTCTCGCCGTACGGCTCCGGCGCGCTGGCCGGCTCCTCGCTGGGGCTGGACCCGGAGGCGGTCGCGGCCGACCTCGGCTTCGAGCGCGGTTCGGTGGGCAACTCCATCGACGGCACGGCGTCCCGGGACTTCGTCGCCGAGTTCGCGTTCGTCACCGCGATGATCGGCGTCAACCTCTCCCGGATCGCCGAGGAGATCATCATCTGGAACACGAAGGAGTTCTCCTTCGTCACCCTGCACGACGCCTTCTCCACCGGCTCCTCGATCATGCCGCAGAAGAAGAACCCGGACATCGCGGAACTCGCCCGGGGCAAGTCGGGCCGGCTCATCGGCAACCTCACCGGCCTGATGGCCACGCTCAAGGCCCTGCCGCTCGCCTACAACCGCGACCTCCAGGAGGACAAGGAGCCGGTCTTCGACTCCTGCGACCAGCTGGAGGTCCTGCTCCCCGCCTTCACCGGCATGATGGCGACGCTCACCGTCAACCGGGACCGCATGGAGGAGCTGGCCCCGGCCGGCTTCTCGCTCGCCACGGACATCGCGGAGTGGCTGGTCAAGAAGGGTGTGCCCTTCCGCGTCGCCCACGAGGTCGCCGGCGAGTGCGTCAAGGAGTGCGAGCACCACGGCATCGAGCTGGACGAGCTGACCGACGAGCAGTTCGCGAAGATCTCCGAGCACCTCACCCCGGAGGTCCGCACCGTCCTCAACGTGGCCGGCGCCCTCGCCTCCCGCAGCGGACGCGGCGGCACCGCTCCCTCCGCCGTCGCCGTCCAGCTCGCCGAGGTCAAGGCGGACCTCGCGGTGCAGCACGCCTGGGCGGACGCGCACAAGTAG
- a CDS encoding acetylornithine transaminase → MSNAELSQRWQHALMDNYGTPKLSLVRGEGARVWDADGTEYLDFVGGIAVNALGHAHPAVVEAVTAQISTLGHVSNLFIAEPPVALAERLLALFGRTGKVYFCNSGAEANEAAFKIGRLTGRTHMVATDGGFHGRTMGALALTGQPKKREAFTPLPGDVTHVPYGDVEALRASVTTDTALVIIEPVQGENGVVVPPRGYLEAAREITRATGTLLVLDEVQTGIGRCGTWFEHQAHQGVEPDVVTLAKGLGGGLPIGAAVAFGAAADLLAPGQHGTTFGGNPVACAAGLAVLDTLAADGALDRVKRLGERVRQEVEALDHPLVSHVRGSGLLLGIVLTEPRAPQVQQAAQGAGLLVNAPAPDVVRLMPPLTIGDAEVDAFLRALPGALDAAYGDGRSGEGPSGE, encoded by the coding sequence ATGAGCAACGCCGAGCTTTCGCAGCGGTGGCAGCACGCACTGATGGACAACTACGGCACCCCGAAGCTGTCCCTCGTGCGCGGCGAGGGCGCCCGCGTGTGGGACGCGGACGGCACCGAGTACCTCGACTTCGTCGGCGGCATCGCGGTCAACGCCCTGGGCCACGCCCACCCCGCCGTCGTCGAGGCGGTCACCGCCCAGATCTCCACCCTCGGGCACGTGTCCAACCTGTTCATCGCCGAGCCGCCCGTCGCGCTCGCCGAACGGCTCCTGGCGCTCTTCGGCCGCACCGGCAAGGTCTACTTCTGCAACTCGGGCGCCGAGGCCAACGAGGCCGCCTTCAAGATCGGCCGGCTGACCGGGCGCACCCACATGGTCGCCACCGACGGCGGCTTCCACGGCCGGACCATGGGCGCCCTCGCGCTCACCGGACAGCCCAAGAAGCGCGAGGCGTTCACCCCGCTGCCCGGCGACGTCACGCACGTCCCGTACGGCGACGTGGAGGCGCTGCGGGCCTCTGTGACCACCGACACCGCGCTCGTGATCATCGAGCCGGTCCAGGGCGAGAACGGCGTCGTCGTCCCGCCCAGGGGCTATCTGGAGGCCGCCCGGGAGATCACCCGGGCCACCGGCACCCTGCTCGTGCTCGACGAGGTGCAGACCGGCATCGGCCGGTGCGGTACGTGGTTCGAGCACCAGGCCCACCAGGGCGTGGAGCCGGATGTCGTCACCCTCGCCAAGGGGCTCGGCGGCGGGCTCCCGATCGGCGCCGCGGTCGCGTTCGGCGCCGCGGCCGACCTGCTCGCACCCGGCCAGCACGGCACGACGTTCGGCGGCAATCCGGTCGCCTGCGCCGCCGGCCTCGCGGTCCTGGACACCCTCGCCGCCGACGGCGCGCTGGACCGGGTCAAGCGGCTCGGCGAGCGCGTCCGCCAGGAGGTCGAGGCGCTGGACCACCCGCTGGTCTCCCATGTCCGGGGCTCCGGGCTGCTGCTCGGTATCGTGCTCACCGAGCCCCGCGCACCCCAGGTGCAGCAGGCGGCTCAGGGAGCCGGCCTCCTGGTGAACGCGCCCGCGCCCGATGTGGTGCGGCTGATGCCGCCGCTGACCATCGGGGACGCGGAGGTGGACGCGTTCCTGCGGGCGCTGCCGGGCGCCCTCGACGCGGCTTACGGGGACGGACGATCCGGGGAAGGACCTTCCGGGGAATGA
- a CDS encoding glycerophosphodiester phosphodiesterase — MTERAQAAPGRRTVIGAGAAVLGTAALGVTTTAQAADRNGGHGGGHRLDLPVPTVIGHRGTSGYRPEHTLGSYQLALDMGAHIIEQDLVPTRDGHLVCRHENDITATTDVSAHPEFANRRTTKSVDGVSLTGWFTEDFTLAELKTLRAKERIPANRQKNTLYDGRWEVPTFEEVLRWADREGRRRGKPVWLYVETKHPTYFRGLGLGLEEPLAKLLRRYGRHRAQSPVILQSFEPGSIQRLAKLVASPRIVLLSGTGTRPWDFEVSGDPRTTDDLVKPAGLKWMASFAQGIGPTLDLIIPKDAAGRLTEPTTLVRDAHAQGLVLHPYTMRNENTFLPADFRRGTDPNAYGDAFGAFAAYFATGIDGIFSDNPDTALLAAADFANKR, encoded by the coding sequence ATGACAGAGCGTGCGCAGGCCGCACCGGGACGACGGACCGTCATCGGGGCGGGGGCGGCCGTCCTCGGGACCGCCGCCCTGGGCGTCACCACAACGGCGCAGGCGGCCGACCGCAACGGCGGACACGGCGGCGGCCACCGCCTCGACCTGCCGGTCCCCACGGTCATCGGCCACCGGGGCACCAGCGGCTACCGCCCCGAACACACCCTGGGCTCCTACCAGCTCGCCCTGGACATGGGCGCGCACATCATCGAACAGGACCTCGTCCCGACCCGCGACGGCCACCTCGTCTGCCGGCACGAGAACGACATCACCGCCACCACCGACGTCTCCGCGCACCCCGAGTTCGCGAACCGCAGGACCACCAAGAGCGTCGACGGCGTCTCCCTCACCGGCTGGTTCACCGAGGACTTCACGCTGGCCGAGCTGAAGACGCTGCGCGCCAAGGAGCGCATTCCGGCCAACCGCCAGAAGAACACCCTCTACGACGGCCGCTGGGAGGTCCCCACCTTCGAGGAGGTCCTGCGCTGGGCCGACCGCGAGGGCCGCCGCCGCGGAAAGCCCGTCTGGCTGTACGTCGAGACCAAGCACCCCACCTACTTCCGGGGCCTCGGGCTCGGCCTGGAGGAGCCGCTCGCCAAACTGCTGCGCCGCTACGGCCGGCACCGCGCGCAGTCCCCGGTGATCCTCCAGTCCTTCGAACCGGGCAGCATCCAGCGCCTGGCGAAGCTGGTCGCCTCCCCGCGCATCGTCCTGCTCTCCGGCACTGGCACCCGGCCCTGGGACTTCGAGGTGTCCGGCGACCCGCGCACCACGGACGATCTGGTGAAGCCGGCCGGCCTGAAGTGGATGGCCTCCTTCGCCCAGGGCATCGGCCCCACCCTGGACCTGATCATCCCCAAGGACGCCGCGGGCCGGCTCACCGAGCCCACCACGCTGGTGCGCGACGCCCACGCGCAGGGCCTCGTCCTGCACCCGTACACGATGCGCAACGAGAACACCTTCCTGCCCGCCGACTTCCGGCGCGGCACCGACCCCAACGCGTACGGCGACGCGTTCGGCGCCTTCGCCGCGTACTTCGCGACCGGGATCGACGGGATCTTCTCCGACAACCCGGACACCGCGCTGCTGGCGGCGGCGGACTTCGCGAACAAGAGGTAG
- the argB gene encoding acetylglutamate kinase, which translates to MTTARKHTALPKAQILIEALPWLTRHNGRTVVIKFGGNAMIDEELKAAFAQDVVFLRHAGLKPVVVHGGGPQISAQLDKQGLVSEFKAGLRVTTPEAMDVVRMVLAGQVQRELVGLLNQHGPLAVGMTGEDAHTITAVQHRPTIDGEAVDIGRVGEITAIDTGAIQALLDDGRIPVISSIARSADDNHVYNVNADTAAAALAAALNAETLMVLTDVEGLYEDWPNSDDVISRLTATELEKLLPELSSGMVPKMQGCLHAVRNGVETARVIDGRVQHSILLEIFTDEGIGTMVVPDAQGES; encoded by the coding sequence ATGACGACGGCGCGGAAGCACACCGCACTCCCGAAGGCGCAGATCCTCATCGAGGCGCTGCCCTGGCTGACCCGGCACAACGGCAGGACCGTCGTCATCAAGTTCGGCGGCAACGCCATGATCGACGAGGAGCTGAAGGCCGCCTTCGCCCAGGACGTCGTGTTCCTGCGGCACGCCGGTCTCAAGCCCGTCGTCGTGCACGGCGGCGGTCCGCAGATCAGCGCCCAGCTCGACAAGCAGGGCCTGGTCAGCGAGTTCAAGGCCGGGCTGCGCGTCACCACGCCGGAGGCGATGGACGTCGTACGCATGGTGCTCGCCGGCCAGGTCCAGCGCGAGCTGGTCGGCCTGCTCAACCAGCACGGGCCGCTCGCCGTCGGCATGACCGGCGAGGACGCCCACACCATCACCGCCGTACAGCACCGGCCCACCATCGACGGCGAAGCGGTCGACATCGGCCGGGTCGGCGAGATCACCGCCATCGACACCGGCGCCATCCAGGCCCTGCTGGACGACGGCCGCATCCCGGTCATCTCCTCCATCGCCCGCTCCGCCGACGACAACCACGTCTACAACGTCAACGCCGACACCGCGGCCGCCGCGCTCGCCGCCGCGCTGAACGCCGAGACGCTGATGGTCCTCACGGACGTGGAGGGGCTGTACGAGGACTGGCCCAACAGCGACGACGTGATCAGCCGGCTCACCGCCACCGAGCTGGAGAAGCTGCTGCCCGAGCTGTCCAGCGGCATGGTGCCCAAGATGCAGGGCTGTCTGCACGCCGTACGCAACGGCGTCGAGACCGCCCGTGTCATCGACGGCCGGGTCCAGCACTCGATCCTGCTGGAGATCTTCACCGACGAGGGAATCGGCACGATGGTCGTGCCCGACGCACAGGGGGAGTCATGA